A window of Gemmatimonadota bacterium contains these coding sequences:
- a CDS encoding Ig-like domain-containing protein yields the protein MMTPDLRRPIRLALLLLAPAIAATACADGATEPQQVASVVVSPATATLASRAPLPLTATARTAQGRSISGTSITWASSDTGLARVSGTGLVTAGVVVVGTPQPVTISAVADGMTGTAVLAIAPVPVATVTPSPSAVSSQVGSTQPFAADLRDDHALALAGRRIVWSSSDTSIATVDSTGLATLRPYAGGATRVVTLTAASEGRVGTATLTALPEPVASIDLSPDSVAVEDTRQLVASVLSAAGISLTGRVLTWTSSDTTVATVTPAGLVIPRPRWDNVVRAVTITATSEGVTDAVPVAIMPAHVATISFSPTGGPVPSGSVLTISSAPLSLSGVPLTGRPVAWATSDPAVATVDSVGNVTFTTNTTGTALPVSITGTAEGLTGSAAFSVLPSPATSLRVLPDSLTLAPNLSASVTARFTNGAGTTLSGRAVAWTPGDTSIITVTSGGVVTGRPYAGTDQRSTYLVASGEGLSDTIPVVVNASQVTTVRMTPSTLLGPVGLTDPVSTTLLDAAGIPLPGRSVSWTSSDPSIATVSNAGQVTVVGVGTATITATSEGVIGTTVVTGLPAPLLPASFVGGGYHTCGLTATGAAYCWGINTYGQLGNGVITPVNGAVAVTGGHTFQSLSAGGQHTCGLTVGGDLYCWGWNASGQLGDGTEGYRATPTLVVGGNAFAQVAAAWNHSCALTTAGEAYCWGQNNIGQVGDSSTTQRNEPTRVVGGHTFTFVIARYGHSCGLTPSGAAYCWGRNQWGAIGDGTQTFRTAPVPMRGGLTFTSMSLGWDHSCGIRADGTAHCLGRNQYGQLADGTDRQHLDFIELGGGHTWNRIWSGFYHLCGVTQGGVGYCWARNRLGEIGDGTSIDRRVPIDISAGRSIAAFALGYSHTCALLTSGAVHCWGVVTNGLLGDAGPPVDQRDPRLRDDAMAPRPRLRVTGS from the coding sequence ATGATGACCCCCGACTTGCGCCGCCCCATCCGCCTTGCCCTCCTCCTGCTCGCTCCGGCCATCGCCGCGACGGCGTGCGCCGATGGAGCGACAGAACCCCAGCAGGTCGCGTCGGTGGTCGTCTCGCCTGCGACCGCGACCTTGGCGAGTCGCGCACCCTTGCCGCTGACGGCGACGGCACGGACAGCACAGGGGCGGTCGATCTCCGGGACCTCGATCACCTGGGCGTCCTCCGATACCGGACTCGCACGGGTCAGCGGCACTGGCCTGGTCACGGCGGGCGTCGTTGTCGTGGGTACGCCACAGCCAGTGACGATCAGCGCGGTCGCCGACGGCATGACCGGGACGGCCGTGCTCGCCATCGCGCCCGTTCCGGTCGCGACGGTGACGCCGTCGCCGTCCGCCGTCTCGAGCCAGGTCGGGTCGACCCAGCCCTTCGCGGCCGACCTTCGGGATGATCATGCACTGGCCCTCGCCGGGCGCCGGATCGTCTGGAGTTCCTCCGACACCTCCATCGCGACCGTCGATTCGACCGGACTCGCGACGCTCCGGCCGTATGCTGGCGGGGCGACGCGCGTGGTCACGCTGACCGCCGCGAGCGAAGGGCGAGTCGGGACGGCCACGTTGACGGCGCTCCCCGAGCCCGTCGCGTCGATCGACCTCTCACCGGATTCCGTCGCGGTGGAGGACACGCGGCAACTCGTCGCGTCGGTGCTGAGCGCCGCCGGCATCTCGCTGACCGGGCGCGTCCTGACGTGGACATCGAGCGACACGACGGTCGCGACGGTGACACCGGCAGGGCTCGTCATCCCTCGTCCCCGATGGGACAACGTCGTTCGCGCGGTCACGATCACGGCGACGTCCGAGGGCGTCACCGATGCCGTTCCGGTCGCCATCATGCCCGCCCATGTCGCGACGATCAGCTTCTCCCCGACGGGAGGCCCGGTCCCGAGCGGCTCGGTGCTGACGATCTCCTCGGCTCCGCTGAGCCTCTCCGGCGTGCCGTTGACCGGACGACCGGTCGCGTGGGCCACCTCCGATCCCGCCGTCGCGACGGTCGACTCCGTTGGCAACGTGACGTTCACGACGAACACCACCGGCACCGCGCTCCCGGTCTCGATCACCGGCACGGCAGAGGGGCTCACGGGGAGTGCGGCATTCTCGGTGCTTCCGTCCCCAGCCACCTCGCTCAGGGTGCTTCCGGACAGCCTCACGCTCGCCCCGAATCTCTCGGCGAGCGTGACCGCCCGATTCACCAACGGGGCGGGGACGACGTTGTCCGGGCGCGCCGTGGCGTGGACCCCGGGTGACACCTCCATCATCACCGTCACGTCGGGCGGCGTGGTGACGGGGCGACCGTACGCCGGCACGGACCAGCGCAGCACCTACCTGGTGGCCAGCGGCGAAGGACTCTCGGACACCATCCCCGTCGTCGTCAATGCGTCGCAGGTGACGACGGTGCGGATGACACCCTCGACGTTGCTCGGCCCGGTCGGATTGACCGACCCGGTCTCCACGACGCTCCTCGACGCAGCGGGAATCCCGCTCCCGGGCCGCTCGGTCAGCTGGACGAGCTCCGATCCGTCCATCGCCACCGTCTCGAACGCCGGTCAGGTGACGGTGGTCGGCGTGGGGACCGCGACGATCACGGCCACGTCGGAGGGGGTCATCGGAACGACGGTCGTCACCGGCCTGCCGGCACCGCTGCTCCCCGCGTCATTCGTCGGTGGCGGCTATCACACCTGCGGCCTCACCGCGACCGGCGCCGCATACTGCTGGGGCATCAACACCTACGGCCAGCTCGGCAATGGCGTCATCACTCCGGTGAACGGAGCGGTCGCGGTCACCGGCGGGCACACCTTCCAGTCGCTCTCCGCCGGTGGACAACACACCTGCGGCCTGACGGTCGGTGGCGACCTCTACTGCTGGGGGTGGAACGCGAGTGGCCAGCTCGGCGACGGCACGGAGGGCTATCGGGCGACACCGACGCTCGTCGTGGGTGGGAACGCTTTCGCGCAGGTGGCCGCGGCATGGAACCACTCCTGCGCGTTGACGACGGCGGGAGAGGCGTATTGCTGGGGACAGAACAACATCGGCCAGGTCGGCGACAGCAGCACGACTCAGCGGAATGAGCCCACACGCGTGGTCGGTGGGCACACGTTCACCTTCGTGATCGCCCGATACGGGCACTCCTGCGGCCTGACGCCGAGCGGCGCCGCGTACTGCTGGGGACGTAACCAGTGGGGTGCGATCGGTGATGGGACGCAGACCTTCCGCACGGCTCCCGTTCCGATGCGCGGGGGACTGACGTTCACGTCGATGTCACTCGGCTGGGACCACAGCTGCGGGATTCGCGCTGACGGAACGGCGCACTGCCTGGGACGCAACCAGTACGGCCAGCTCGCTGACGGCACGGATCGCCAACATCTCGACTTCATCGAGCTTGGGGGCGGGCACACGTGGAACCGGATCTGGTCCGGCTTCTATCACCTTTGCGGCGTCACGCAGGGCGGCGTGGGATACTGTTGGGCGCGAAACCGCCTCGGGGAGATCGGCGACGGTACGTCGATCGACCGGCGTGTCCCGATCGACATCAGCGCCGGACGCAGCATCGCCGCCTTCGCGCTCGGATACTCGCACACATGCGCGCTGCTCACGTCGGGCGCCGTGCATTGCTGGGGCGTGGTCACCAACGGCTTGCTCGGGGACGCCGGACCGCCGGTGGATCAACGGGACCCTCGCCTGCGCGATGATGCGATGGCCCCCCGCCCCCGGCTCCGTGTGACCGGATCGTAG
- the asnB gene encoding asparagine synthase (glutamine-hydrolyzing), which yields MAGIARSRPRGVDLETLGRMAAAIHHRGPDGYGFLTGPMVGFAHVRLSIVDLAGGAQPLESEEGRVVVTYNGESYNYKELTTELQGLGHRFRTVSDTEVLVHAWEEWGPRMFDRLNGQFAFALYDRKTGEVILARDRFGVRPLFWAVRDGDLIFGSEVKALFASGEVAPEADPEGLDEVFTYWATLPPRTPFKGVQQLPPGHYAIWKDGRLTVKPWYTLDYPEARDESVRAIHELDELMRTGVALRLRADVPVGGYLSGGLDSSITCSLAAKASPFALRTFSVAFEDPRFDESEWQNQLAGEIGSQHSVTHISQGVIAAAFPDVIRHTETPLVRTAPVPMYHLAKLTRERGIKVVLTGEGADELFLGYDLFKEVSVRLFAGRHPESTARAALFDRIYKYLPGASGGEFWKKFFTDAGSPDDPLFSHLPRFQLTSRIKDFYGASMRAGATRDPLVELRDGLPAAFGTWSPLNRAAYLEMKTLLSPYLLSSQGDRMGMAHAIEGRYPFLDHRLYEFAARLPTSSKLLGLKEKEILRRWAKEIVPPSIRTRGKQPYRAPDAPSFFGPGAPAWVEDVLSAERVREYGYFEPAAVDGLARRARRGQATGFRENQAIVAVLSTQLWHEQFLRGTTPRALPASGADVVMHEPTPAHR from the coding sequence ATCGCGGGCATCGCGCGGTCACGGCCGCGCGGTGTCGACCTCGAGACGCTCGGCCGGATGGCGGCCGCGATCCATCATCGCGGCCCTGACGGCTACGGCTTCCTCACCGGCCCGATGGTCGGGTTCGCGCACGTGCGCCTCAGCATCGTCGACCTCGCCGGTGGCGCGCAGCCGCTCGAGAGCGAGGAGGGGCGCGTCGTCGTCACCTACAACGGCGAGTCGTACAACTACAAGGAGCTCACGACCGAGCTCCAGGGCCTCGGCCATCGCTTCCGGACCGTGAGCGACACCGAGGTGCTCGTCCATGCGTGGGAGGAGTGGGGCCCGCGGATGTTCGATCGCCTCAACGGGCAGTTCGCGTTCGCGCTGTACGACCGCAAGACCGGCGAGGTGATCCTCGCGCGCGATCGATTCGGCGTGCGGCCGTTGTTCTGGGCCGTCCGTGATGGCGACCTCATCTTCGGGTCGGAGGTGAAGGCGCTCTTCGCGAGCGGCGAGGTCGCGCCCGAGGCCGATCCCGAAGGCCTCGACGAGGTCTTCACCTACTGGGCGACCCTGCCGCCGCGGACGCCCTTCAAGGGCGTGCAGCAGCTGCCGCCGGGGCACTACGCCATCTGGAAGGACGGTCGGCTCACGGTGAAGCCGTGGTACACGCTCGACTACCCCGAGGCGCGCGACGAGTCGGTGCGGGCGATCCACGAGCTCGACGAGCTGATGCGCACGGGTGTCGCGCTGCGGCTCCGGGCGGACGTGCCGGTGGGTGGCTATCTCAGCGGCGGGCTCGATTCGAGCATCACCTGCTCGCTCGCGGCGAAGGCCTCCCCCTTCGCGCTCCGGACCTTCTCGGTCGCCTTCGAGGACCCGCGGTTCGACGAGAGCGAGTGGCAGAACCAGCTCGCCGGCGAGATCGGGAGCCAGCACTCTGTCACGCACATCTCGCAGGGCGTGATCGCCGCCGCCTTCCCCGACGTCATCCGGCACACCGAGACGCCGCTGGTCCGCACGGCGCCGGTGCCGATGTACCACCTCGCGAAGCTCACGCGCGAGCGCGGGATCAAGGTCGTGCTCACCGGGGAGGGCGCCGATGAGCTCTTCCTCGGCTACGACCTCTTCAAGGAGGTGTCGGTGCGGCTCTTCGCCGGCCGGCATCCCGAGAGCACGGCGCGCGCGGCGCTGTTCGACCGGATCTACAAGTACCTGCCGGGCGCGAGCGGCGGCGAGTTCTGGAAGAAGTTCTTCACCGACGCCGGGTCGCCCGACGATCCGCTCTTCTCGCACCTGCCGCGGTTCCAGCTCACGTCGCGCATCAAGGATTTCTACGGCGCGTCGATGCGCGCGGGCGCCACGCGCGACCCGCTCGTCGAGCTGCGCGACGGACTGCCGGCGGCCTTCGGCACCTGGTCGCCGCTCAATCGCGCCGCCTACCTCGAGATGAAGACGCTGCTGTCGCCATACCTGCTCAGCTCGCAGGGTGACCGGATGGGGATGGCCCACGCGATCGAGGGGCGCTATCCGTTCCTCGACCATCGACTCTACGAGTTCGCGGCGCGCCTGCCGACGAGCTCCAAGCTGCTCGGCCTGAAGGAGAAGGAGATCCTGCGCCGCTGGGCGAAGGAGATCGTGCCGCCGTCCATCCGGACGCGCGGCAAGCAGCCCTACCGTGCGCCCGACGCCCCGTCATTCTTCGGGCCCGGGGCGCCCGCGTGGGTGGAGGACGTGCTCAGCGCCGAGCGGGTGCGCGAGTACGGGTACTTCGAACCGGCCGCGGTCGACGGGCTCGCCCGGCGCGCGCGGCGGGGACAGGCCACCGGCTTCCGCGAGAACCAGGCGATCGTCGCCGTGCTCTCGACGCAGCTGTGGCACGAGCAGTTCCTGCGGGGGACCACGCCGCGCGCGCTCCCCGCGTCGGGGGCCGATGTGGTGATGCACGAGCCGACCCCCGCTCATCGCTGA
- a CDS encoding acyl carrier protein yields MRPGVVIADADSLMKKGVLDSMGVLEVMQFLTDTFGVTPADDEITEANLGSLEAIGAFVHARLK; encoded by the coding sequence ATGCGTCCCGGCGTCGTCATCGCCGACGCGGACAGCCTGATGAAGAAGGGCGTCCTCGACTCGATGGGGGTGCTCGAGGTGATGCAGTTCCTCACCGACACCTTCGGCGTGACGCCCGCCGACGACGAGATCACCGAGGCGAACCTCGGGAGCCTCGAGGCGATCGGGGCGTTCGTGCACGCGCGGCTCAAGTAG
- the nadE gene encoding NAD(+) synthase — MSGTIANALQLDVEKAVEAIVASMRQHLAESFKRKGYVVGMSSGVDSSVCAALAVRAVGPKKVFGIFMPEHESDPNSLRLATELAQQLGIDHTTEDIAPMLEGVAAYRRRNDAIRRVIPEFRDDWGCKLSLPSDRLESGAINVTYIVVQPPGGEQRRVRLPAAEYREIVAASNFKQRARTMFEYFHADRLHYAVVGTPNRLEYDQGFFVKGGDGLADMKPIAHLYKTQVYQIADYLGVPKSITSRPPTTDTFSLPQSQEEFYYLLPTKTLDKVVYAYVHGIAPEAVAAEIGLTPEQVKGAMRDVEQKRLTTKYLHLGPQLVESVDLGWNHGAHT; from the coding sequence ATGTCCGGAACCATCGCGAACGCCCTCCAGCTCGACGTCGAGAAGGCCGTCGAGGCCATCGTGGCCTCCATGCGGCAACACCTCGCCGAGTCCTTCAAGCGGAAGGGCTATGTCGTCGGGATGAGCAGCGGCGTCGACAGCTCGGTCTGCGCCGCCCTGGCCGTTCGCGCCGTCGGCCCCAAGAAGGTCTTCGGCATCTTCATGCCCGAGCATGAGAGCGATCCGAACTCGTTGCGGCTCGCGACCGAGCTCGCCCAGCAGCTCGGCATCGACCACACCACCGAGGACATCGCCCCGATGCTCGAGGGCGTGGCCGCCTATCGTCGCCGCAATGATGCCATCCGGCGCGTGATCCCCGAGTTCCGTGATGACTGGGGTTGCAAGCTCTCCCTCCCGAGCGACCGGCTCGAGAGTGGCGCGATCAACGTGACCTACATCGTCGTGCAGCCGCCGGGCGGTGAGCAGCGCCGCGTGCGCCTGCCCGCGGCCGAGTATCGCGAGATCGTCGCCGCGTCGAACTTCAAGCAGCGCGCGCGCACGATGTTCGAGTACTTCCACGCCGACCGCCTGCATTACGCGGTGGTGGGCACGCCGAACCGCCTCGAGTACGACCAGGGGTTCTTCGTGAAGGGGGGCGACGGGCTCGCCGACATGAAGCCCATCGCGCATCTCTACAAGACCCAGGTCTACCAGATCGCCGACTACCTCGGCGTCCCCAAGTCGATCACGTCGCGCCCGCCCACCACCGACACCTTCTCGCTCCCGCAGTCGCAGGAGGAGTTCTACTATCTCCTCCCCACCAAGACGCTCGACAAGGTGGTCTACGCGTACGTGCACGGGATCGCGCCCGAAGCGGTAGCGGCCGAGATCGGGCTCACCCCCGAGCAGGTGAAGGGGGCCATGCGTGACGTCGAGCAGAAGCGTCTGACGACGAAGTACCTGCACCTCGGTCCGCAGTTGGTCGAGTCGGTCGACCTGGGCTGGAATCACGGAGCGCATACCTAG
- a CDS encoding PQQ-dependent sugar dehydrogenase: protein MRAILFGLLLIGSAGGAFVLGVMVHKYRVQIRGKLSSMQSGGILSTNLYNVSVQKVSVPAEGRDGGIAALRDGVLLVNRKGAAWFVDKDRVLHPSPVVVPVNVAALLEDPDNAGLIHPEQFGVKDIYIEERGDAVRLFASFTFWFPESNCYTLRVALLETTVAALQGAAGAIEGAGGGDWRTLFDSKPCMPLTQLPGGGSPHPTLGAGGRVSLHGPTELLVSIGGFRGENEMVPAAEYWSPENSYGKVIAIDLNTGASRPFTVGHRNPQGLFVSEGGTVWETEHAARGGDELNLLAEGQNYGYPSVSYGTTYDAMIWASNPAQGRHEGFARPSYVWMPSVGISQVLVLQKGGFPYWQGDVIVASMAMEHLYRVRLEDGRAIYAEPMRLDHRARDLIETNRGEIVVKTDDDFLIYLTNVTTGSAAAAALPPVERGQLLATTCMGCHTLTAGGANGIGPNLHRIVGRDIGSSPGYPYSAALQRAPGAWTDDALAKYIANPAAAVPGTTMPALPAYTDQELADLLTYLKSLR from the coding sequence TTGCGCGCGATCCTGTTCGGCCTCCTGCTGATCGGCTCGGCTGGCGGTGCGTTCGTGCTCGGGGTGATGGTCCACAAGTACCGCGTGCAGATCCGCGGGAAGCTCAGTTCCATGCAATCGGGCGGGATCCTCTCGACCAACCTCTACAACGTCTCGGTCCAGAAGGTCAGCGTCCCTGCCGAAGGACGGGACGGAGGCATCGCCGCGCTGCGGGACGGCGTCCTGCTCGTGAACCGGAAGGGAGCTGCTTGGTTCGTGGACAAGGACCGGGTGTTGCACCCGTCCCCGGTCGTGGTGCCGGTGAATGTCGCGGCACTGCTCGAGGACCCCGACAATGCCGGTCTGATCCATCCCGAGCAGTTCGGCGTGAAGGACATCTACATCGAGGAGCGCGGTGACGCGGTCCGTCTCTTCGCGTCGTTCACGTTCTGGTTCCCGGAGAGCAACTGTTACACGCTCCGGGTCGCGCTACTGGAGACGACGGTCGCGGCGCTCCAGGGCGCCGCCGGTGCGATCGAGGGCGCGGGCGGCGGCGACTGGCGGACGCTCTTCGATTCGAAGCCGTGCATGCCGTTGACCCAGCTTCCCGGCGGCGGCAGTCCCCATCCCACGCTCGGGGCCGGCGGTCGCGTCTCGCTTCACGGTCCCACGGAACTGCTCGTCAGCATCGGCGGCTTCCGCGGAGAGAACGAGATGGTCCCCGCGGCCGAGTACTGGTCGCCGGAGAACTCGTACGGGAAGGTCATCGCGATCGACCTGAACACCGGAGCGTCCCGGCCGTTCACCGTCGGGCATCGGAACCCGCAAGGGCTCTTCGTGAGCGAGGGGGGCACGGTCTGGGAGACCGAGCACGCGGCGCGCGGGGGAGACGAGCTCAACCTCCTCGCCGAGGGCCAGAACTACGGGTACCCGTCGGTCTCGTACGGGACGACCTACGATGCGATGATCTGGGCGTCGAACCCCGCTCAAGGCCGGCACGAAGGGTTCGCCAGGCCGTCGTACGTCTGGATGCCCTCGGTCGGCATCTCGCAGGTGTTGGTGCTCCAGAAGGGCGGGTTTCCCTATTGGCAGGGCGATGTCATCGTCGCGTCGATGGCGATGGAGCACCTGTATCGCGTCCGACTCGAGGACGGACGGGCGATCTATGCCGAGCCGATGCGCCTCGACCACCGGGCACGCGACCTGATCGAGACGAACCGGGGGGAGATCGTCGTGAAGACCGACGACGACTTTCTCATCTACCTGACCAACGTGACGACCGGCTCGGCCGCCGCCGCGGCGCTCCCTCCCGTGGAGCGCGGGCAGTTGCTCGCGACGACGTGCATGGGGTGCCATACGTTGACCGCTGGCGGTGCGAACGGCATCGGTCCGAATCTCCACCGGATCGTGGGCCGCGACATCGGCTCCTCGCCGGGCTATCCTTACTCCGCCGCACTCCAGCGAGCGCCAGGCGCGTGGACGGACGACGCCCTCGCGAAGTACATCGCGAATCCGGCCGCCGCGGTGCCGGGAACGACCATGCCGGCATTGCCCGCCTACACGGACCAGGAACTCGCCGACCTGCTCACGTACCTGAAGTCCCTCCGGTAG
- a CDS encoding alpha/beta fold hydrolase: MAEPLAVTFRNAEGRQLFGTLHLPDARRADAPAVVLFSPGAKMRIGPGRLYVPLTEMLNAMGYLVLRFDFFGLGDSEGELEESLLVDVYSNIQVGRYVTDGQIALEWLRREHGATRFIVGGLCGGALTGLLVAEREPSIEALLSIGMTVTLDSDSAMPSKYLTQFELAHLRQGYLAKLLDPRAWLRLLTFRSDFGVIVRSMLAGLLKKRRPGPPGAASDSGAGLVPALPAEQLANVNPLFPTAFFAFLGRGGRALMVFSEKDRMLGDWREKFVDLYPEQMRRFAPQVTEHVVPGANHVLSERAWQQEMHTAARTWLGALPRP, from the coding sequence ATGGCTGAGCCACTGGCGGTGACCTTCCGCAATGCCGAAGGACGTCAGCTCTTCGGCACGCTCCATCTCCCCGATGCGCGTCGCGCCGACGCGCCCGCCGTGGTGCTGTTCTCCCCAGGCGCGAAGATGCGGATCGGCCCGGGGCGGCTCTACGTGCCGCTGACCGAGATGCTCAATGCGATGGGATACCTCGTGCTGCGCTTCGACTTCTTCGGCCTCGGCGACAGCGAAGGCGAGCTCGAGGAGTCGCTGCTGGTGGATGTGTACAGCAACATCCAGGTGGGACGCTACGTCACCGACGGGCAGATCGCGCTCGAGTGGCTCCGGCGCGAGCACGGGGCGACGCGCTTCATCGTCGGTGGCCTCTGCGGCGGGGCGCTCACCGGCCTGCTCGTCGCCGAACGGGAGCCGAGCATCGAGGCCCTGCTCTCCATCGGCATGACGGTGACGCTCGATAGCGACAGCGCCATGCCGTCGAAGTACCTCACGCAGTTCGAGCTGGCGCACCTCCGGCAGGGCTATCTCGCGAAGCTGCTGGACCCGCGTGCGTGGCTGCGCCTGCTCACGTTCCGCAGCGACTTCGGCGTCATCGTGCGGTCGATGCTCGCGGGACTCCTCAAGAAGCGACGCCCCGGCCCACCCGGCGCCGCATCGGACAGCGGCGCCGGGCTCGTGCCCGCGCTCCCCGCCGAGCAGCTCGCCAACGTCAACCCGCTGTTCCCGACGGCCTTCTTCGCCTTCCTCGGCCGCGGCGGGAGGGCGCTCATGGTCTTCAGCGAGAAGGACCGGATGCTCGGGGATTGGCGCGAGAAGTTCGTCGACCTCTATCCCGAGCAGATGCGGCGCTTCGCGCCGCAGGTCACGGAGCACGTCGTGCCCGGGGCGAATCACGTCCTGAGCGAGCGCGCCTGGCAGCAGGAGATGCACACCGCCGCCCGGACCTGGCTCGGGGCGCTCCCGCGCCCCTGA
- a CDS encoding alpha/beta hydrolase produces MSERPFFFARASTRLFGVLHEPSAPSARTGFVLSHPFAEEKLWSHRVLVSFARALAVRGHPVLRFDYMGAGDSDGTTDQTSLETHLADLETAIAMLVQRMPTVERVGLVGLRLGASIAARIAESAGEPVAEGTALARVRGAPLVLWDPVLDGAAYLQEVLRTNLSAQLATHGKVVETREAMVQRIRDGGTVNVDGYEIGPALFESVSDPGLVGTAAKRHDGPTLVVPVLPPGKPRKPQPALEALAAAYGRGTLLPVEEHQFWREIKQFYGAAPRLQGATLDWLGGLDG; encoded by the coding sequence GTGAGCGAGCGACCGTTCTTCTTCGCCCGCGCGTCAACGCGCCTGTTCGGTGTCCTGCACGAGCCGAGCGCGCCCAGCGCGCGGACCGGTTTCGTCCTCAGCCACCCGTTCGCCGAGGAGAAGCTCTGGAGTCATCGCGTGCTGGTGAGCTTCGCACGCGCACTCGCCGTGCGGGGACACCCCGTGCTCCGCTTCGACTACATGGGCGCCGGCGACAGCGACGGCACGACGGACCAGACCTCGCTCGAGACGCACCTGGCGGACCTCGAGACGGCGATCGCGATGCTCGTGCAGCGGATGCCGACCGTCGAGCGGGTAGGACTCGTCGGCCTCCGTCTCGGCGCGTCGATCGCGGCGCGCATCGCCGAGTCCGCCGGGGAACCCGTTGCGGAGGGCACCGCCCTCGCGCGCGTGCGCGGGGCTCCACTGGTCCTCTGGGATCCCGTGCTCGACGGCGCGGCCTACCTCCAGGAGGTCCTGCGCACGAACCTGAGTGCCCAGCTCGCCACGCACGGCAAGGTCGTGGAGACGCGTGAGGCGATGGTGCAGCGTATCCGCGACGGAGGCACGGTGAACGTCGACGGCTACGAGATCGGGCCTGCGCTCTTCGAATCCGTCTCGGACCCCGGGCTGGTCGGGACAGCCGCGAAGCGGCACGATGGCCCGACGCTCGTGGTGCCGGTCCTCCCGCCCGGGAAGCCGCGCAAGCCGCAGCCCGCGCTCGAGGCGCTGGCCGCCGCGTATGGCAGGGGCACACTCCTCCCTGTCGAGGAGCACCAGTTCTGGCGCGAGATCAAGCAGTTCTACGGTGCCGCGCCGCGACTGCAGGGTGCCACGCTCGACTGGCTCGGAGGACTCGATGGCTGA
- a CDS encoding SGNH/GDSL hydrolase family protein, producing MNRLTIRPTAALLLALVGCGGEMRKANTGTPLPALEEVTAAEWQRLAERTLFFGHQSVGANVMEGVAEVLRAHPEIPLRVIETADPARITAPGLYHGAVGQNGAPDSKLADFGRIAAAVGDSGTAMVKFCYVDVDASTDAEALFARYRATVDSLRARQPGLTLVHLTLPLQVDPGTLFHWRTKLRGKQTPFRTLNAIRARYNQRMRETYGGREPLFDLAHFQSLFPDGTVGVVRQGGQDVEYLAPELTSDGGHLNALGRQRIAQAFLVALAKL from the coding sequence ATGAACCGACTGACGATCCGGCCGACCGCCGCCCTGCTCCTGGCGCTGGTCGGCTGCGGAGGCGAGATGCGCAAGGCGAACACCGGGACCCCCCTCCCCGCCCTCGAGGAGGTCACTGCGGCAGAATGGCAGCGACTGGCCGAGCGGACTCTGTTCTTCGGGCACCAGTCGGTCGGTGCCAACGTGATGGAGGGGGTGGCCGAGGTGCTCCGCGCGCACCCGGAGATCCCGCTGCGCGTGATCGAGACAGCCGATCCGGCACGGATCACGGCTCCGGGGCTCTACCACGGCGCGGTGGGCCAGAACGGCGCACCTGACTCCAAACTCGCAGACTTCGGGCGCATCGCCGCCGCGGTGGGGGACTCGGGGACCGCGATGGTCAAGTTCTGCTACGTCGACGTGGATGCGTCCACGGACGCCGAGGCCCTGTTCGCTCGCTACCGCGCGACCGTGGATTCGCTCCGCGCCAGACAGCCGGGCCTGACGCTTGTGCATCTCACGTTGCCGTTGCAGGTCGATCCCGGCACGCTGTTCCACTGGCGGACCAAGCTGCGCGGAAAGCAGACCCCGTTCCGCACCCTGAACGCCATCCGTGCGCGGTACAACCAGCGGATGCGGGAGACCTACGGCGGGCGCGAGCCGCTCTTCGACCTCGCGCACTTCCAGTCGCTCTTCCCGGACGGCACCGTGGGCGTCGTCCGACAGGGCGGACAGGACGTCGAGTATCTGGCCCCGGAGCTGACTTCGGACGGCGGGCACCTGAACGCGCTCGGACGCCAGCGGATCGCGCAGGCTTTCCTTGTCGCACTCGCGAAGCTCTGA